The sequence TGGAATAATAGCACGCTTTAAGTCATTTATGTATTGCTGCTTATTTGTAAATACAGCTGATAAATACACAATGATTACGAGTTTTGTTAATTCTAATGGTTGTATTCTAATTGGACCAAGAACAAGCCAACTTGTTGCATTCCCTGCCGTATGTCCAAATACAAGAACCAGAACTAGAAGTGTAGTTACTCCCCCTAATGCAAGTTTCAACACTTTTTTTTCTTGATAAATCTTATAAGGGATAATAGCTGTAACACAAAAAAAGAAAAAACCTGCTATAAGTGCAAGCTTTTGCTTTTGATAAAAGTAATCACCCGTGAATCCATATCGAGCAATAGCTGTTACCATACTGGCACTGTAAACCATAATTAAACCAATCATACTTAAGATAACTAAAGCTATAATAAGCTTGTAGTCATAACACCTTAAAACCTTTTTAAACATAGAAATATCCTCATTTCTTGCAGTATAAAACATATGATTTTAGAGAAAAGTTCTCAATAAATTAAACAAACCAAAGGCTGAACTTGCTACTATAGCCATAGTAGCTACTGTTTTGTTTCCTCCTGTCAAATAATAATGTAAACTATGTAAGATAAATGCAACTGAGACAACCATAATGACTGCCTCGTACCAAAAAGAACTATTTAGATACCACCCTAAACTCATAAAGACAAGTAGTAGTACTAAAGAGATTGTTCTTACTCTACTTTCTGTGACAACTTCTACGTACTTCATACAACACTCCTACCGTTAAATAAAAATTACCATTATGTGATTAATTATCATTTATTAACCATAAATGTAAACAAGGCTATAATTATAACATAGTAAAACCTTAAGTAAGATAGGGATAGTGGTAAAAAGTATAAGATATTGATTCTTATTCACTATAAAATGGATTATAGTTAGTAAATAAAAGGGGCACTGGTTCTAGAACCGGTGCTCCTTTTATTTATAATCAAAAATTTTCTGTTTCTCGTCTTTAAGTGTATACATTTATTACGGCTTATTCGTTGTATAAGTACAGGGAGGATAAATAATGAAAAAAGAAGATATACTCGCCTCCTACCTTATCGATCTAGGAGAGGAAGTGCTCAAACTATTATTAGCTAAGGGCGCTACAAAGGAAGATGCAGAAGACATCATTCAAAATACTTTTTACAAGGTATATACACTATTAGATGATCTAAAAGAGAGCACATTACGTCCTTGGTTTTTTAGAGTTGCACTGAATGAATACATAGACTTGAAGAGAAAAAAGGAACAGCAAAACATCTATTTAACAGAGAAAACTTATGCAAAATTACAATATACAGACTGTGAATTCGATGCCATCTTAAATAAAAATGAGATATTTTTTTTGTTAAGGGATGTAAGAAAAGAATACAAAGAAGTCTTTTTTCTAAAGTATTACTATGATTTTTCATATGAAGAAATTGCATCTATGTTAGACGTTAAAGTAAATAGTGTGAAGCAAAAATTATATCGTGCTCGTAACTTGATTCAATCAAAAGCAGGGGGGAAACGTTAATGGAAAGTTCTTTACAGAAAGCTTTGCAAAAAGCCAAACGCAAGCAAGTTCTTAAAATAGTCATTATATCAATTGTGGTTGTAATTGTAGCATTAGCAGCCCTTTATAGGGTTGGCAATTATTTTGTAACCAAAAATACTACAAGGCTTAGCGATGCACTTTTCTTAGAAAATGAGATTGCCGAACCAAATATCCAAATTGATTCTCAAGTACGAAGTAGTAGTTCAGTATTTGGGGGTAATATTGTGACAAATCGTTCCAAAAATATTGATGGCTACATAGTTCAATGGAGCACACTAACAAGTTCATATGGTTGGTTTATGTCCCATATTGATAGTAATGAATTAGTCCCAGCTTTCTATTCGCACGATGATGAGCTTTATCATTATGATAAACAAACTAAACAGAAAGTTGGTACTTTTTATAATCCATCTATTGAAGATTATTATGGGGGAATTAAAAACGATTTAAATGCAGTCTCAAAAATGAAAAATCACGTTGCAGAAGTGGCTATTTCTTTTGAAAAACCCTATACATTAGAGGAAATACAAAAACAAATTCCTGATAATTTGAATATTGTATGGTTGTATATGGCGTCACCTATTGTAGATGAAAGTAAGGGACCTACTGGTATGCCTGTTTATGGGTTTAACCCATCTAGTTCACCTAAGGAGAGCTACAACGAATTTACCAAGAACCTAAAAAAATATAATGCTGAAGATGAAACAATTCAGAAGTTCCTAGCATCAAACAAAGACAAATCATTTGATAAAGTTAAAATTCTAGGGGTGATGGTGACAGGCCAAACCAAAAATTTTAAAGCATTAGAAAATAAAGATTTCATTCGTGGCGCTTCTGTAGGAGCCACCGCACAAATGGTTCCTTATATCAAACCAGAAAAATAATTAGCAGAGACCAAGTAAATACTTGGTCTCTTTTTTGTTTCTTTAACAGCGAATATAAACTTAGTTAACATAAAACGTATTATCGGCAGGTTAGAAATTTGTAATATAAGTGCTTAAGCTTTTATAGAGTGAGATTCTTGCTCCGTTACAGTTTTAATATTATAGTTCCTTAAAGTTTTTGATGACAAAGCCAGGATAGCTGAACCACAATAAAGAGCAGCTGCCAAAATAAAAACAAATTTTACACCTAACATATCTCCTAAATATCCCATTATTAAATAGGTAACACCTGTCCAAGGAGTAAGTATGATGTTCCGAGCAGCTGTGACCTTAGCAAGTTCAGACTGTTTAATAATATCTTGTAAGACCGTTACCTGACATGTGTCTCTGATTTGATATAAAGGACCCATTAATAAACAAAAAATAAGTGCAAGTATTCCACTGGAAGTTGTTGAAAACATAAATGTGAATAGTCCCATAGACAAACCACTTAAGGCTATAATGTATCCCATTTTCATTTCTAAAATTCTTGACAAATATACAACAATTAATCCTCCTAGAATAGCACCAATGAAGTAAGACGCATTAATAAACCCCCACCAATCTTCTCCCTTGCCTAGTACATCATGAGTAAATGCTAATAATAAAGCAGAAGACCATATAGCATTAGCTAAAGCCTCAAAAAAGTCCATAATAGTAATATTTATAAGGATGGGAGATTTATAAATTGAACTCCACAATGGTTGGGCTTTTTTCTTAACTGTTAATGTAGCGTCTTTATGAGGTAATTCAATCTTATAAATTAGAAAGCCGGAGACAAAAAAAGAACCCATTATTAAAAGAATCATAGCAAACGGAGAGATAAGTAAGATTAAGATACCTCCTCCTCCCCAAAGACCAGCCAATAAAATTTGATTAACCACAGATAGACTACCATTCGCTCTAATATATTCCTTCTTTTCTACAATTAGAGGAATAACAGACATTCGAGCAGGTGCATACCAAGCCCCAATAAAATTTAATACAAATAAAACAATTAATAATAAAATGAATGAGAATGTAAAATGAGTTACAATTAATCCACCTAATATTAAAGTTAAAACTCCTCTAGACCATCCTACAAATCTCAATAAAGCTAAGGTATGAAATGAATTAATATACTTAGCAGCATATAAATTGCTTAGAAATCCTGCAAGAGAAGTCAATGCTAGTACAGCACCTGAACCTAATACCGAATTAGTTTGCTTGTAGACATTAACCATAACTGAAATGGTTAATAAGGTATTTGCTAACGTCTGTAAAATCTGAGAGGTCCATAAAATTTTAAAATTTTCATTTAAGAACAACGATTTTTTCATTTTATCAACCTTTTCATAAAGATTTTAAGTCTTTTATTTATCTCGGTTAGCTACTCCATTTTTCTTTTTATCTAAAGATAGTTTCAAATGAGAAATAAACATTAATAAACCACAAATAATCATTATCCAACGCATAAATCCATGAAAGCCAGAATCGAAAATGTTTGCTAAGGCTATTATTAGACCTGATAACATACCAACAAAATTAATAAACAAAAAATAACCCCTTCCCCTTTTTTCCTTATAATTACATTTTATCAAAGTTTACGTATTAATTCAGAATGTATGTCATGTCCAACCATTGTTACCATAATCAAAATTGTTAGTAGTAAAGCAAAATATTAATAGCCATATCTATGGTTAGATATGGCTATTATATGTACATAAACACTTTCGATTATGAGTTTATTCTGTTTAGGATTGTTGCTCTATTTGTAGTGAAGAGTATATAATCTTGCTTCTTAGTTTTAATGAAAATCCGATCAGTCGTACCATATGGAGGACCTATACGGATTGCATCAGCTTGTTTACCGCCATACGTATCGTCTTCCGTAACTTCAATAATATCTTCTAGTGCAATATTAAATTTAGCAAGTTGCCATTTTATAATTAATTCTTTTTCTGTTTTCTTAACATCAATCCCCACTGTAAACATATAAACACCCTCTTTTCCCTTATAATTACATTATAACACATATTTAACATATCTATTTTTAGTCTACATAATGTGCGTTCTCGGTAGTAAATAAAAATAGAGTGTTTA comes from Priestia megaterium and encodes:
- a CDS encoding RNA polymerase sigma factor, translating into MKKEDILASYLIDLGEEVLKLLLAKGATKEDAEDIIQNTFYKVYTLLDDLKESTLRPWFFRVALNEYIDLKRKKEQQNIYLTEKTYAKLQYTDCEFDAILNKNEIFFLLRDVRKEYKEVFFLKYYYDFSYEEIASMLDVKVNSVKQKLYRARNLIQSKAGGKR
- a CDS encoding sigma factor regulator N-terminal domain-containing protein, whose protein sequence is MESSLQKALQKAKRKQVLKIVIISIVVVIVALAALYRVGNYFVTKNTTRLSDALFLENEIAEPNIQIDSQVRSSSSVFGGNIVTNRSKNIDGYIVQWSTLTSSYGWFMSHIDSNELVPAFYSHDDELYHYDKQTKQKVGTFYNPSIEDYYGGIKNDLNAVSKMKNHVAEVAISFEKPYTLEEIQKQIPDNLNIVWLYMASPIVDESKGPTGMPVYGFNPSSSPKESYNEFTKNLKKYNAEDETIQKFLASNKDKSFDKVKILGVMVTGQTKNFKALENKDFIRGASVGATAQMVPYIKPEK
- a CDS encoding MFS transporter gives rise to the protein MKKSLFLNENFKILWTSQILQTLANTLLTISVMVNVYKQTNSVLGSGAVLALTSLAGFLSNLYAAKYINSFHTLALLRFVGWSRGVLTLILGGLIVTHFTFSFILLLIVLFVLNFIGAWYAPARMSVIPLIVEKKEYIRANGSLSVVNQILLAGLWGGGGILILLISPFAMILLIMGSFFVSGFLIYKIELPHKDATLTVKKKAQPLWSSIYKSPILINITIMDFFEALANAIWSSALLLAFTHDVLGKGEDWWGFINASYFIGAILGGLIVVYLSRILEMKMGYIIALSGLSMGLFTFMFSTTSSGILALIFCLLMGPLYQIRDTCQVTVLQDIIKQSELAKVTAARNIILTPWTGVTYLIMGYLGDMLGVKFVFILAAALYCGSAILALSSKTLRNYNIKTVTEQESHSIKA
- a CDS encoding SunI/YnzG family protein; protein product: MFTVGIDVKKTEKELIIKWQLAKFNIALEDIIEVTEDDTYGGKQADAIRIGPPYGTTDRIFIKTKKQDYILFTTNRATILNRINS